Proteins found in one Coffea eugenioides isolate CCC68of chromosome 5, Ceug_1.0, whole genome shotgun sequence genomic segment:
- the LOC113770019 gene encoding ABC transporter G family member 10 encodes MELPIRTPDSIGRRASYIIETKNLSYKLLSPCNEFSLLCCKNPRKAAKFILKDVNCEARPGEMTAIAGPSGAGKTTLLEILGGEISPRKVSGKVLVNGCSIHPEFFRRICGFVTQDDALFPLLSVEETLMYSALLRLSGGKKEAISRVKVLIKELGLDHVAGSKIGEGSNHGISGGERRRVSIGVELVHDPSVILIDEPTSGLDSASALQVITLLTQIANKEGKTVILTIHQPGFRILELINRLVLLSNGHVVHNGSLKLLEQRLKDCGYCIPPRINVLEFAIEVPSCIIIQSSEQASKSLDGSFFPKDMVVTEGRYNKDDSCVRNLNNFGVKRLSCSNSHLEEIFILGERFCKNIFRTKQLFAARIMQALTAGLIIGTIFMNVRNDQRQIALQTRIGFFAFTLTFLLSSTTEGLPIFLQERRIFMRETTRGAYRVSSYVISNTFVFLPFLLMVGLLYTTPVYWLVGLRQNIDGFLYFALVVWMVVLMSNALTACFSALVPNFIMGTSIIAGLMGSFFLFSGYFISKENIPNYWIFMHYISLFKYPFECFMINEYGGKGGRRCLERERGECSLYAYEFLRQEGLQESHKWSNLLIMLAFVIGYRVLCFLILWCKCYRSRN; translated from the coding sequence ATGGAATTGCCTATCCGGACACCAGATTCTATTGGTCGGAGAGCTTCATACATCATTGAGACCAAAAATCTGTCCTACAAACTTCTCAGTCCATGTAATGAGTTCAGTCTTTTATGTTGCAAGAATCCCAGGAAAGCTGCCAAGTTCATTTTGAAGGATGTAAATTGTGAAGCAAGGCCAGGGGAGATGACTGCAATAGCTGGCCCAAGTGGGGCCGGAAAAACTACACTTCTTGAAATCCTCGGTGGAGAAATATCACCAAGAAAGGTATCCGGAAAAGTATTGGTTAATGGTTGTTCAATACATCCAGAGTTTTTTCGCAGAATATGCGGGTTTGTCACCCAAGATGATGCACTGTTTCCATTGCTTTCTGTTGAAGAAACTCTCATGTATAGTGCTCTTCTTCGGCTATCAGGTGGGAAAAAGGAGGCCATCAGCAGAGTTAAAGTGCTGATAAAGGAACTTGGGCTGGACCATGTAGCTGGTTCCAAGATCGGGGAAGGATCAAATCACGGGATTTCAGGTGGCGAAAGGAGAAGAGTGTCAATTGGAGTTGAATTAGTTCATGATCCATCTGTCATTTTAATCGATGAACCAACTTCAGGGCTGGATTCAGCTTCTGCACTTCAGGTGATTACATTGCTCACACAAATAGCTAATAAAGAAGGTAAGACAGTTATCCTAACCATACATCAACCTGGATTCAGAATCTTGGAGTTGATCAATCGCCTTGTTTTGCTTTCAAATGGACATGTCGTCCATAATGGTTCATTAAAGCTTCTTGAACAGCGGCTTAAAGATTGTGGTTATTGCATTCCTCCACGCATCAATGTGCTTGAATTTGCCATTGAAGTCCCAAGCTGTATCATAATACAAAGTTCAGAACAAGCTTCCAAATCTCTTGATGGCTCATTCTTTCCCAAGGATATGGTTGTAACTGAAGGAAGGTACAATAAAGATGATAGTTGTGTGAGAAATTTAAACAACTTTGGGGTCAAGCGCCTTTCCTGCTCAAATTCTCACTTGGAGGAGATTTTCATCCTTGGAGAAAGGTTTTGCAAAAACATATTCAGAACGAAACAACTCTTTGCAGCACGGATAATGCAAGCGTTGACAGCAGGACTCATAATTGGGACCATTTTCATGAATGTCAGAAATGatcaaaggcagattgccttacaAACTCGGATAGgattttttgctttcactctAACCTTCTTACTATCTTCCACAACTGAAGGCCTACCAATTTTCTTGCAAGAGCGAAGAATTTTTATGAGAGAAACTACAAGAGGAGCATATAGGGTATCTTCTTACGTTATTTCAAACACCTTTGtcttccttccttttcttttaatgGTTGGTCTTCTCTACACAACTCCAGTTTACTGGCTAGTTGGTCTGCGGCAAAACATTGATGGCTTCCTCTACTTTGCCTTGGTGGTTTGGATGGTTGTGTTGATGTCAAATGCCTTGACAGCATGCTTCAGTGCACTGGTCCCAAATTTCATCATGGGAACATCTATTATTGCAGGATTAATGGggtctttctttcttttttctgggTATTTTATCTCAAAGGAGAATATACCCAATTATTGGATCTTTATGCACTATATAAGCTTGTTTAAATACCCATTTGAATGCTTTATGATAAACGAGTATGGAGGGAAAGGAGGGAGAAGATGCTTAGAACGTGAAAGAGGGGAATGCAGTTTATATGCATATGAATTCCTGAGACAAGAAGGTCTGCAAGAGTCGCATAAGTGGAGCAATTTATTGATCATGTTGGCTTTTGTCATCGGCTATAGAGTTCTATGTTTTCTGATCTTGTGGTGCAAATGTTACAGATCCAGAAACTAG
- the LOC113770526 gene encoding uncharacterized protein LOC113770526: MSDANNELSVDVNDLSEASTGEKRKREVKLRSKAWEHFTKLIKEDGTYEKCQCNHCNKLFTCSSRSGTTHLLRHITEGICPVYNRGKKDRPPTILNYMRGSSEPRNNMTSWKFNQGLDQAGHESVDMRDELLSAGLEDLERQTREVLEDDYVGQPSPPVSVKYPQQSALKRQSRGDSWMTELRACVSKLVDLTTERMPNGSSIKSSLAVTAPDYSIAAALRCLNEMEDIPQSSEMYLDAFELLKDDGERECFICLPAEPRRRWLQRMLHRRYPLRYNCNF, encoded by the coding sequence ATGTCAGATGCAAATAATGAGCTCTCTGTGGATGTCAACGACCTATCTGAAGCAAGCACTGGAGAAAAACGGAAAAGAGAAGTAAAGTTAAGATCTAAAGCTTGGGAGCATTTCACCAAACTCATAAAGGAGGATGGAACGTATGAAAAATGCCAGTGCAATCATTGCAACAAGCTCTTTACATGTTCGAGTAGAAGTGGGACAACCCATCTACTTCGTCACATAACAGAAGGAATATGTCCCGTGTATAATAGAGGGAAGAAAGATAGGCCGCCAACCATTTTAAATTATATGAGAGGGAGCTCAGAGCCAAGAAATAACATGACGTCGTGGAAATTTAACCAAGGATTGGACCAGGCTGGGCATGAATCCGTTGATATGCGGGATGAGTTGTTATCAGCGGGTTTAGAAGATCTTGAACGTCAAACTCGTGAAGTCTTGGAGGATGATTATGTAGGCCAACCATCACCACCTGTAAGTGTCAAATATCCTCAACAATCTGCTTTAAAACGTCAATCGAGAGGAGATTCATGGATGACTGAGTTGCGTGCCTGTGTAAGTAAACTTGTTGATCTCACAACTGAAAGGATGCCAAACGGTAGTTCCATCAAATCTAGTTTAGCTGTTACTGCTCCTGATTACTCCATTGCTGCTGCTCTAAGGTGCCTGAATGAAATGGAAGATATTCCACAATCCAGCGAAATGTACCTAGATGCTTTTGAACTACTCAAGGATGATGGTGAGAGAGAGTGTTTTATATGCTTGCCAGCAGAACCGCGTAGGAGATGGCTCCAAAGGATGTTGCATCGACGTTATCCTTTGCGCTACAATTGTAATTTTTGA
- the LOC113770144 gene encoding LOW QUALITY PROTEIN: multiple organellar RNA editing factor 8, chloroplastic/mitochondrial (The sequence of the model RefSeq protein was modified relative to this genomic sequence to represent the inferred CDS: deleted 2 bases in 1 codon) has translation MATRIFTRSSLLTPTKQTLTSFFSRSFASLSLSNLRNLCPLPSSFSLLRLRPLVAVASSLRSSTSVATGLRGFATRHTSSSLNDPNPNWSNRPPKETILLDGCDFEHWLVVMEKPEGDPTRDEIIDSYIKTLAEVVGSEEEARMKIYSVSTRHYFAFGALVSEELSYKLKELPRVRWVLPDSYLDVRNKDYGGEPFINGQAVPYDPKYHEEWVRNNARANERNRRNDRPRNHDRSRNFERRNMGQGGPGGPRNFGPTNTGDIPPNNMGGGAPNRGGMPPNNLGGMPSNNMGGQQAPGYMGQQPSNYNMGQQPPSYNMGQQPPNYNMGQQPPHYGGQQPPNYGGQQPPSSYMGGNQHNMGGVPNNAENFQYDNAPKSGGAPYQPGPGPNQNNYAPNVAGGNPYQNQNMPGRDIPPPQNYQ, from the exons ATGGCAACTCGGATCTTCACTCGGTCGTCTCTACTCACTCCCACCAAACAAACCCTAACTTCCTTCTTCTCTCGGTCCTTCGCTTCACTTTCTCTATCTAACCTTCGCAATCTCTGTCCACTACCG TCCTCCTTCTCCCTTCTCCGTCTCCGCCCTCTCGTCGCCGTCGCGAGCAGCCTCCGCAGCAGCACCTCTGTCGCGACTGGCCTTCGAGGTTTTGCGACTCGTCACACATCGTCGTCTCTCAACGACCCAAACCCTAACTGGTCCAATCGCCCACCTAAAGAGACGATTTTGCTTGATGGATGTGATTTTGAACACTGGCTTGTGGTTATGGAGAAGCCTGAAGGGGATCCCACCAGAGATGAGATCATCGATAGCTATATCAAAACCCTAGCAGAAGTTGTTGGAAG TGAGGAGGAAGCAAGAATGAAGATCTATTCAGTCTCCACTAGACACTACTTTGCATTTGGAGCCCTTGTGTCTGAAGAGCTTTCTTATAAGCTGAAAG AACTGCCTCGTGTCCGCTGGGTCCTTCCAGATTCTTACTTGGACGTTAGGAACAAGGATTATGGAG GGGAACCTTTCATTAATGGTCAGGCTGTTCCATATGACCCCAAGTATCATGAGGAGTGGGTGAGAAACAATGCTCGGGCAAATGAGCGAAATAGACGCAATGACAGACCACGCAACCATGACCGTAGCAGAAACTTTGAGAGAAGAAACATGGGCCAAGGGGGGCCTGGAGGGCCTAGGAACTTTGGTCCCACCAATACAGGGGACATACCCCCCAATAACATGGGAGGTGGTGCACCCAATAGGGGTGGCATGCCACCCAACAACCTCGGTGGCATGCCATCCAATAACATGGGAGGACAACAAGCACCGGGCTACATGGGACAGCAACCGTCAAACTACAACATGGGACAACAGCCACCATCCTACAACATGGGACAACAGCCACCAAACTACAACATGGGACAGCAGCCACCACACTATGGGGGACAACAGCCACCAAACTATGGGGGACAACAGCCCCCATCAAGCTATATGGGCGGAAATCAGCACAACATGGGAGGTGTGCCAAACAATGCAGAAAATTTCCAATATGATAATGCACCGAAGAGTGGAGGAGCACCTTATCAACCTGGTCCTGGGCCGAATCAGAACAATTATGCACCAAACGTGGCTGGTGGAAATCCTTACCAGAACCAGAACATGCCTGGAAGGGATATTCCACCGCCTCAAAACTATCAATAG
- the LOC113770899 gene encoding nucleoporin GLE1 isoform X1, with product MANILACVVTVLNRMKLSTPIHKDNSLLVPNSGYAVEHIRARSSTTVLIVGVSRVKKVSSLVTCVSSCLVPYHCRSFPASISIAETFHVVDSCQKNCSSLLKDQPLTEDTRQDNLSNLAKNSNSENEREMQRRKRIGLANKGKVPWNKGRKHSEETREIISRRTKEALRDPKVRAKMSECPRSLSNQTKTRISRSLQKLWGQRLKWKRSEEKLLQLWAESIARVAKTGGSDQQELDWDSYEKMKRAIALQHLERAAQMAKEKEMAHVLAERAAKERDERKKILAQRKRELAQKAKVRKRKRSKEEREEFAANQESKLKAKLTKIHKLKPAISHFSSHHQRTWKNVDVGKLDALFTRTEQHQVSLADQIRLAKIKRAESATQDNSEINSWLQTKAEGW from the exons ATGGCTAACATATTAGCATGTGTGGTGACGGTATTAAATAGGAT GAAGCTCTCCACTCCTATTCACAAGGACAACAGTCTACTAGTACCAAATTCTGGTTATGCAGTTGAACACATACGAGCACGATCAAGCACAACAGTGTTGATTGTTGGTGTGTCTCGTGTGAAGAAGGTCTCTTCCTTGGTTACCTGTGTTAGTTCGTGCTTGGTGCCTTATCATTGTAGAAGTTTTCCGGCCAGCATTAGTATTGCGGAGACATTTCACGTTGTGGATTCTTGTCAAAAAAACTGTTCTAGTTTATTAAAGGACCAACCTTTAACTGAAGATACTCGACAGGATAATCTTTCCAATCTGGCAAAGAATTCTAACTCTGAGAATGAAAGGGAAatgcaaagaagaaaaaggattGGACtagcaaataaaggaaaagtccCATGGAACAAAGGCAGAAAACACAGTGAAG AGACACGGGAGATAATCAGCCGAAGGACAAAAGAAGCCTTGAGAGATCCCAAG GTAAGAGCGAAAATGTCTGAATGCCCTCGCTCGCTTAG TAATCAGACTAAGACAAGAATAAGCAGGTCACTGCAGAAGCTGTGGGGACAACGTTTGAAATGGAAAAGGTCAGAGGAAAAACTTTTGCAGTTATGGGCTGAAAGCATTGCTAGAGTTGCTAAGACAGGGGGTAGTGACCAACAAGAACTAGATTGGGATAGCTACGAGAAGATGAAAAGAGCAATAGCTCTCCAACATCTTGAGCGTGCAGCACAAATggcaaaggaaaaggaaatggcACATGTACTAGCAGAAAGAGCAGCAAAGGAAAgagatgaaagaaagaaaatactTGCTCAAAGGAAAAGGGAACTAGCGCAGAAGGCAAaagttagaaaaaggaaaaggtcaaaggaagagagagaagaaTTTGCTGCCAATCAAGAATCTAAATTGAAGGCAAAACTGACGAAG ATCCACAAACTGAAACCTGCTATCAGTCATTTCAGCAGTCATCACCAACGAACCTGGAAGAACGTGGATGTAGGAAAGTTGGATGCATTGTTCACAAGAACAGAACAACACCAAGTCTCTCTAGCGGATCAAATCCGTCTAGCCAAGATCAAAAGAGCTGAATCTGCAACTCAAGACAACTCCGAAATTAATTCCTGGTTACAGACCAAAGCAGAGGGTTGGTAG
- the LOC113770899 gene encoding nucleoporin GLE1 isoform X2, protein MLLSPWKLSTPIHKDNSLLVPNSGYAVEHIRARSSTTVLIVGVSRVKKVSSLVTCVSSCLVPYHCRSFPASISIAETFHVVDSCQKNCSSLLKDQPLTEDTRQDNLSNLAKNSNSENEREMQRRKRIGLANKGKVPWNKGRKHSEETREIISRRTKEALRDPKVRAKMSECPRSLSNQTKTRISRSLQKLWGQRLKWKRSEEKLLQLWAESIARVAKTGGSDQQELDWDSYEKMKRAIALQHLERAAQMAKEKEMAHVLAERAAKERDERKKILAQRKRELAQKAKVRKRKRSKEEREEFAANQESKLKAKLTKIHKLKPAISHFSSHHQRTWKNVDVGKLDALFTRTEQHQVSLADQIRLAKIKRAESATQDNSEINSWLQTKAEGW, encoded by the exons ATGCTCTTGTCTCCCTG GAAGCTCTCCACTCCTATTCACAAGGACAACAGTCTACTAGTACCAAATTCTGGTTATGCAGTTGAACACATACGAGCACGATCAAGCACAACAGTGTTGATTGTTGGTGTGTCTCGTGTGAAGAAGGTCTCTTCCTTGGTTACCTGTGTTAGTTCGTGCTTGGTGCCTTATCATTGTAGAAGTTTTCCGGCCAGCATTAGTATTGCGGAGACATTTCACGTTGTGGATTCTTGTCAAAAAAACTGTTCTAGTTTATTAAAGGACCAACCTTTAACTGAAGATACTCGACAGGATAATCTTTCCAATCTGGCAAAGAATTCTAACTCTGAGAATGAAAGGGAAatgcaaagaagaaaaaggattGGACtagcaaataaaggaaaagtccCATGGAACAAAGGCAGAAAACACAGTGAAG AGACACGGGAGATAATCAGCCGAAGGACAAAAGAAGCCTTGAGAGATCCCAAG GTAAGAGCGAAAATGTCTGAATGCCCTCGCTCGCTTAG TAATCAGACTAAGACAAGAATAAGCAGGTCACTGCAGAAGCTGTGGGGACAACGTTTGAAATGGAAAAGGTCAGAGGAAAAACTTTTGCAGTTATGGGCTGAAAGCATTGCTAGAGTTGCTAAGACAGGGGGTAGTGACCAACAAGAACTAGATTGGGATAGCTACGAGAAGATGAAAAGAGCAATAGCTCTCCAACATCTTGAGCGTGCAGCACAAATggcaaaggaaaaggaaatggcACATGTACTAGCAGAAAGAGCAGCAAAGGAAAgagatgaaagaaagaaaatactTGCTCAAAGGAAAAGGGAACTAGCGCAGAAGGCAAaagttagaaaaaggaaaaggtcaaaggaagagagagaagaaTTTGCTGCCAATCAAGAATCTAAATTGAAGGCAAAACTGACGAAG ATCCACAAACTGAAACCTGCTATCAGTCATTTCAGCAGTCATCACCAACGAACCTGGAAGAACGTGGATGTAGGAAAGTTGGATGCATTGTTCACAAGAACAGAACAACACCAAGTCTCTCTAGCGGATCAAATCCGTCTAGCCAAGATCAAAAGAGCTGAATCTGCAACTCAAGACAACTCCGAAATTAATTCCTGGTTACAGACCAAAGCAGAGGGTTGGTAG